CATGCTCGTACTTGAGAATATTAGGAAGAGGTTCAAGGATTTTGAACTCTACATCGAGAAGCTGGAGTTCTATGATAACGAGTACGCAGTGATAGTTGCGCCATCGGGATCTGGTAAGACTACCACCCTGCGCATAATCGCTGGCCTCGAAACCCCAGACGAAGGGAGAGTGATCCTTGACGGGGAGGATATTACTAATCTTCCACCCTGGAAGAGAAACATTGGTATAGTATTCCAGAACTATGCATTATACCCTCACTTAACAGCCTTAGAGAACATTGCCATGCCACTGAAGATAAAGGGGCTTGACAGTGAGGAGATACATGAGAAGGTGATAGAGATAGCGAAAATACTGGAGATAGAGAAGATTCTGGATAAGTATCCAAGCCAGTTATCTGGAGGACAGCAGCAGAGGGTTGCATTGGCTAGAGCATTAGTGAAGGAGCCAAAGGTACTCCTGCTGGATGAACCTCTTAGCAACATAGATGCTAGGCTCAAACTGGATCTTAGGGGTTTTCTGAAGAGTGTTCAGAGAAGGCTACACATGACGGCAATACATGTCACGCACGATCAGGAGGAGGCCATGGCCATTGGTGACAGGATAGTGATAATAAACGAGGGGAGGATTGAGCAGGTTGGGACACCTGTAGAAGTGTACAATAGACCTAAAACCCTCTTTGTATACAATTTCGTTGGGCTAAGCAACCTTCTCCCAGGAAGCATGTTCGGTTTCAGCGACAATGTGATCGTAGGGTTTAGGCCCGAGAACGTAATGATATCCCTCACGGAGGACACAGGGTTGAAGGCTGAGGTCCTCACAATACAATATCTTGGCTCTCATAATCTGATAGAACTTAGAGTGGGGGAACATACGATTAAAGCCAGGACGAGCTTTGAGCTTCCCGTCAAAGAGAAGGAAACTGTTTACATTAAAATACCGCGTGAGAAAATGCTGCTCTTCGATAAAAAAGGAGGTGAGCTGATAAAATGATAATTCACTTCTTTGGTACTGGAGCCGGTGGGAGTCCTGGATCCAAGAGGTTCAGATCGTCCACCCTATTCGAGTTCGATGATGATCGCATCTTGCTAGTGGACTGTGGGGTGGGATGTCACTATAGACTGTCAGATAAGGGACTGCTAACAGAGGTCGATACAGTCTTTATAACCCACTCACATATAGACCACTTTCTAGGATTACCCGAGTTTCTCTTTCAGGCACACTTAGAGGGGAGAAAGAAGGAACTAACAGTATATGCCCCAAGGATCGTTGGGAGGATGATAGAGGTTGTAGCACCCTACCTTTACACAAGCCTGGGATTTAAGTGGGAGCTGAAAAACATAGAGCCGAGAACAATAAACGAGCTGGGTGACAATAAGTTATTTTTCTGCAGAGCATGCCATCCCACGGCGGAAGAAGCATATGCACTCCTCATACAGACCTCAGGAGGGTTGCGGATAGCTTATAGTGGCGACACTTCCGAGCCATGCCAGGACTTCTTAGAGTGCATTGGTGGAAGAGCGGATGTTTTGATTCATGAGGCAACATGTAATGAGAATAATAAAGACGTCTGCTATAAGTACGGACATACGACCACCATGGAAGCTGTGGAGCTCGGTGAGAAGCTGGGAGCCAAGCTAACGATACTGAACCATATAGACGAATACTTCAATAGCACCATAATACAGGACGTTGCACGGCTAAGGCTAAAGTACAGGACAAAGATACTCGTTCCGAATGACCTGGATTCTATCTATATCTAAGGGAGCGACGAGATAATGTGCAAGAAGGTTTTTATATTTTTACTGTCATACTCTTAATTCTCAACATCAAGTTGCGACGTAACAGTTATGGGAAGTTTTTTGTCTCCCTTAAAGTTTTAGCGGCGGGCTCTGTAAAGGGCAACAGAACATTTTATCAACTTCCATTGGTAGTTGTTTCACTGTGATCCACCCATATCCTAATAGGATGGGGGGAGATATATGTACACCTATGTTGTAGAATAGAGAACAATTATCTATATAGATTCATTACCTAAATATATTTTATTGCGGCAATCTTTATATTTTCTGACCTTCTTTTAAACACCGGTGAACTCCATGAAGAGAGTTATCTCGGTGTTTATCGTCCTGCTGCTGGGACTCTCCCTGGCGGCAAGCGGCTGCATCTCAGGAGAAAAGGGCGCTAATGCAACCTCGTCCAGCACGGCACAGACTTCAAGCCAGAGCTCTTCTCAGGCAAAGGTAATAACAATCCGCACCACAGGCGCAACCTTTCCCCAGTATCAGATACAGAAGTGGATTGAACTCTACCAAAACTCACATCCTAACGTTAAAATTGAATATCAGGGGGGAGGAAGCGGATACGGTCAGGAGACGTTTCTAAAGGGACTTACCGACATCGGCAGGAGCGATCCCGCCGTTAGTGCTGATGTGTGGAAAAAATTCCTGTCAACAGGTGACCAGCCACTCCAGTTCCCGGAGATAGTTGGTGCCGTTGTCGTGGCATACAACTTACCGGGAATCGGGGGAGGACTGAGACTAAGCCAGGCTGTTCTTGCCAAAATATTCCTCGGTGAAATTCAGTACTGGGACGACCCCGCTATCAAAAACCTTAACCCCAGTCTAAACCTTCCACACAGGAAAATAATAGTCATCCACAGAAGTGATGCAAGCGGAACCACCAAGATATTCACCACATACCTCAGCATCATAAGCAACGAATGGGCCAAGAAGGTTGGAGCGGGCCTGGTAGTAAACTGGCCAGTTGACGGGCTCGGAAGGGGATTAGCCGGGAAGGGGAACCCCGGGGTTGTGGCCATACTTAAAAACACTCCGTATAGTATAGCGTATACGGAACTCTCCTATGCTATAGAAGATAATCTGAGCATTGCAGCCATACAAAACAGAGCAGGGAATTTTGTTCTGCCAACGAACACAACTATAAAATCTGCCGTTTTAGCGGTTAAATCCTATATCCCCGCACCCACTGAAGGGTATAAAGAGAACCTTACACAGCTCTTGAATGCGCCGGGAAATAACTCATACCCAATAGTGGCATTCAGTCACATCCTCGTCTGGCAGAACAAGGGGGGAAAGCACTACAGCAAGGAGAAGGCGCAGGCTATCAAAGACTTCCTTACCTGGATTCTGACAGAGGGGCAGAAGTCAAAAAACCTCGCTCCTGGCTACGTTGGCCTGCCCCCCGCGGTCGCTCAGATAGGCCTCAAGGCTGTGAATATGATAGAGACAGGCTGAAGCCTTCTTTTTTCCTTCTTCTGGGTGAGAACGATGAAGCTCGGTGTCAACTCCTCCATCATCAGAGAAATCAGCGGGAAAGGATTTTCCTTGGATGATCTCCATGTGGACTTCGTTGAGCTCGGCTTTGACGACGCCGGTCTCCTCACTGAAAAAGGAGAGATAAACGAGGAGGTCATCAAAAACCTGAGCAGCCTTGGTGTGGAGTTCACCCTTCACGCACCGACTTCCGATGGAAAGAACCCCCTGGTAGATCTTGGAGTTTATGGGATGGAACCGGTGAAGAGGATGGAGAAGGTAATCAGGATAGCGAACCATCTTGGCGTGGAGGTCATCGTTGTCCACGGCGGAGACATAAGAAAGAGCTACACAAAGGCCTATGTGAACACTCTAAAGCATCTGAGAGAGCTGAAACCCATAGCGGAGAACAGTGGAGTAAAGCTCGTCATCGAGAACCTCTTTGAGGGGAAAATCGGAGCACTTCCACATGAGCTCCTCTCCTTCGCTAACGAAGGCTTTGAGCTGTGCTTCGACATCGGACACGCTTTCCTGACTTCCATGAATTCAGGGCTTAGAATGGACGAGTTCAGTGTTCTCTTCCCCTACACAAGCCACCTCCACATCCACGACAACAATGGCTACGAAGATGAACACAGGCCGCTCGGAGAGGGTATGATCGGTTTTTCCTACGCCGGCAGAGTGGTGGAGCTTACCAAAGCTGAAAGGGCCGTTCTGGAGATAAGGAGGTACAGGAAAAAGAGTTCAATCCTTTCAAACGTGAGCTTTCTCAAGGGGAAGCCAGACGAAAATTTTTTCCGAATGAACAAGGCAGAAGGGGGTAGTGAGGCGTGAGGAAGGTAGAATCGTTCAATGTTGCAACGTATCCTGCCGTCATCATCGTCTTCCTGCTGTTCGCGGGGATGCTTTTCGTTTACTTCACCAACGCCCTTCCGGCCCTTCACAGGTACGGCCTCGACATCTACACAAAGAACGTCTGGAAAGCGGCGGAAGAACCGAGCAAAGAGGTTTACGGCATAGCGGCAGCCATATGGGGAAGCGTCTACACCGCCCTCATAGCAATTCTCATAGCCCTACCTCTATCGTTGGCCTACTCGGTATTCGTCGTTGACTACGCGCCGAAGAGGCTTAAGAACGCCTTCATAATCCTCTCTGACATAATGGCGGGCCTTCCGACGATAATCTACGGCATATGGGGAGCGTTCTTCCTCGTCCCGTTCCTGAGGGAGTGGGTTATGAAACCACTTTACGAGCACCTCTCGTTCATTCCACTCTTTTCATATCCGCCGGTCGGGGGCTACGGCTACCTCTCGGCAGGGGTCCTCCTGGCGATAATGGTCACTCCCTTTGCATCCGCTATAATAAGAGAGGCCTACAACATGGTGCCCTTCACGTATAAAGAAGCAATCTACTCCCTTGGGGCAACGAGGTACGAGGCGACAAAAGTCCTCCTCAGCTACATAAAACCGGCGATAGTTTCAGGGACGATCCTCGCCTTTGGGAGGGCCGTAGGTGAGACGGTAGCCGTTTCCCTTGTGATAGGGAACACATTCAACCTCACCACAGCTCTCTTTGCTCCGGGCTACACCGTCTCTTCATTAATAGCCAACCAGTTCGGTAACGCATTCATCTATGAGTACATGACCTCAACGCTCTTCGCGGCTGGATTAATCCTCTTCGTAATTGGCCTGGCCGTGAACGTGGTCGGCCTCAAGATGCTCAAGAGGTGGGAGAGAGATGTTAGCATCTAACAGGAAAGCGAAGGAAAAGGCCTTTTTCATTGGGATAGGCACACTCACCATCCTGATATTCATCCCCCTGTTCCACATCATAGCCACAGTCCTTATCAAGGGCTTTCCAGTGATAGCTGAAAGGGGAACGAGGTTCCTCACGGGAACGCTCAGCGAGGGAGGAATAGGCCCGGCCATAGCGGGAACCTTCATCCTCACTTTCCTCTCGGCCCTCCTCGGCCTCCCGGTGGCCTTCCTCGTCGGGATCTATGCCTACGAGTACCCGAAGAGCACCCTCGGCCAGTGGACCAAGACCCTCCTCCAGATAATGATGGAGTTCCCGACGATACTGGTCGGAGTCTTTGTGATGCAGATCGTGGCGGTCCCTATGGGGACTTACTCCGCTCTGGCGGGGGCCTTAGCACTGGCGATAATCCTCATTCCCTACGTGGCCGTTTACACCCACGAGGCCCTCAGAGAGATACCATCAACATACAGGGAGGCCGGCTTTTCCCTCGGTATTACGAGGGCGAGGGTCGTCTTCAGAATCCTCGCACCGATGGCGAAGCGCGGCATTTTGACCGGCGTCCTCATAGGTATGGCCAAAGTGGCTGGAGAGACCGCACCGCTCCTCTTCACCGCTGGAGGGCTGTACGAGAGCTATCCATTGTCGATAACCAAGCCTGTCGGTGCCGTTCCACTCCTCATCTACCAGCTCATCCAGAGTCCGAATCCCGCTGACCATGCAACCGCCTGGGGGGCCTCGCTGGTTCTCCTTATCATCTTCCTCGGGATATTCATCCCGATACGCCTTAGCCTGAAGGAGGTGAGACTGTGAACTTCGCGATAGAGACGGTTAACCTTAACGTTTACTACGGCCAGAACCACGTGATAAAGGGCGTCGACCTCAAAATCCCGGACAAAGGGGTCTTTGCACTTATGGGGCCGAGCGGCTGTGGAAAGAGCACAATGCTGAGAACGTTCAACAGGCTGATAGAGTTGAACGAAGATGCAAAGGTCGAGGGTGAAGTCAGGCTCTTTGGAGAGAACATCTATTCGGAGGACGTTGACCCGATAGAGGTCAGGAAGAGGGTGGGGGTGGTATTCCAGTACCCAAACCCGTTTCCTCACCTGACCATATACGACAACGTGGCGATAGGCCCCAAGCTAAACGGACTGGTTAAGTCCAAGGAAGAGCTCGACGAGCGGGTTGAGTGGGCTTTGAAGAAAGCCGCCCTCTGGGACGAGGTGAATGACAGGCTGAACGACTATCCCAGGAACCTCTCTGGAGGGCAGAGGCAGAGACTCGTTATAGCGAGGGTACTCGCCATGAAGCCTGAAGTCCTTCTGATGGACGAACCGACGGCCAACATAGACCCTGTTGGAACTGCCAAGATAGAGGAGCTCCTCCTTGAGCTCAGAGAAGACTACACGATAGTACTCGTCACCCACTTGCCTGCCCAGGCTGCCAGGGTGGCTGACCACGTTGCCTTCCTCTACCTCGGTGAGCTGATTGAGGTTGGGCCGGCGAGAAAGGTCTTCGAGAACCCGGAGCATGAATTAACCGAGAAATATGTTACGGGAGCACTGGGGTGATACCATGAGGAAACTCCTTGACATGGGTGAAGAACAGCTCAGGAAGCTGATAAACGAGATGGGAAACGATGCTCTCAACTCTCTGGAGAACTCTAAGAAAAGTCTTGAAGGAGAGTTCAACTCGACGGAGGAGATATCTAGCAAGCTTCACCTTCTCAGGAACGAGGTCCTCGATATAGCGACCGAGCTCCTCGTAAGATACTCGCCGGTTGCCAGCGATCTGCGCTTCATTCAGAGTTCGATAGATGTGTCCTACGACCTCTACAGGATTTCGCGCTACGCCATGGAGATAGAGAGGACGGCAAGGATAGTCGGAGCCGAGGAGAGCGAGCTCCTCAAGGAAGGCTTTGAGCTGACGGTCGAGGCGGTTAAAACTGCAACAGAGGCCTTTGAGAACCTCGATGAAGTCTCTGCCGGAAAGCTCCTTGAGATAGACAACAGGATAGACGACCTCTACATCCAGTCACTGGAGAACCTGAAAAGCTCGGCCTCTTCTCCGGTCGAGGCCCTCATAATGCGCCACCTGGAGAGGATAAGCGACCACGCGAAGGAAATCGGGGCGAGGGTCGTTTACGTGAAGGAAGGGAAGAGGGTATAGTTCGTCTGTGGTTCTTTTGGTCGTCTTATTATTTTTAAGTTTAGGAACACTAAGAGAGCAAACAACAAAAAAGAATGATCAGCACAGTATCGAGCCCTCACTCAGAACGTCGAACTCTACCTTCCCTATCCCTTCTATCCACGCCTCTATGTGGTCGCCGTGCCTCAGCGGGCCGACGCCGGCAGGTGTTCCTGTCGCTATTATGTCGCCCGGTTCGAGCGTCATCACCGAGCTTATGTACTCTATCAGCTCCGGAACTTTAAAGACCATCCCACTCGTCCTTCCAAGCTGTCTCAGCTCGCCGTTCACCTTAAGGCCGATTTCTAGGTCGTCTATCTTCAACTCGCGCCTGTCGACGATTCTCGGCCCGACGGGAGCGAAGGTGTCGAAGCCCTTGGAGATAGTCCAGGGAAGGCCCTTCTTCCTCGCCTCTGCTTGGAGGTCGCGGGCGGTTATGTCGAGCATTATGGTGTAGCCCATGACGTAGTCCATCGCCTTCTCAGCCGGAACGCGCTTTGCCCTCTCCCCGATTATCACCGCCAGCTCGACCTCGTGGTCAACGCGCTTGCTCATCCTCGGCAGGATTATCGGCTCGCCAGGGCCTATTAAGGCGCTCGGAGGTTTGAGAAAGAAGATGGGCTTCTCTGGGATGTCGCTCTCCATCTCCTTTGCATGTTCTGCGTAGTTTTTAGCTAAGGCCACTATCTTGCTCGGCCTGAGTTCGTAGTAGGTATCGCGGAATGGGAGGCGGACCATGGTATCACCCTTTCAGCGGCTCTGGAATCGCCTTATCCCACTGCTCCTGGGCGAGCTCACCGGTGTACTTGAACTTCTCGATCTTCTTTTCTGCCTTTTTCCTCTTCTTCTGGTGCTCATTGAGGAACTTCTGAACGCGCTCAATCAGCTCACGCTTGCACTGGCCGCAGGTCAGCTCCCCAGCTTTGCACGCGCGGTAGCGCTCCATCAGCTTCTCGTCGTCCGGTTCGAAGAATATCTCAAACCATTTAAAGACGATGCACTTCTCAGGGTTTCCTCCCCTCTCGCGCTGCTCCTTGAGCGTCGGCCTTCCTCCCGTAAGGGCGAACTTCCATATCTTCTTTCCAGCCTTCTGCGGGTCGTCTGTGAGGTAAACGGCAGTTTCCGGCTTGCTGGCGCTCATCTTGCCCCCCATGCTGGTCAAACCGGGCACGAACTTGGAATGTATGGCGGCAGTCTTGTAGTAGCCAAGGCTCTCGGCGAAGTCCCTCTGAAGCCTCCAGTAGGGATCCTGGTCTATTGCCGCGGGGATAAGACAGCGCTTTTTCTCGAAGAAGGTCGGCGCCGCCTGTATGGCCGGGTAGAAAATCATCCCAATCTTGCTCTGCTCGTTGAAACCGAAAACGGCCCTCGCCATCGAGAAGTTTATCTTCTTGGCTATGGGAATGGCCATCTCGTAAATCTTGGTGAACTCACTGTTCTGGAAGATGAAGGTTCTATCGGGATCGAAGCCGACCGCTATGATGTCGAGGATGTTCTCGTAGGCCCACCTCTTGGTGTCATCAAAGCTCAGCTTCTCCTTGAAGAGGAACTTCTCGTCGTCGGTTATCTGAATGTAGAGGTTCACTCCAAACTTCTCCTGGAGCCACTTGGTCGCGAAGAACGGGATTATGTGGCCGATGTGCATCGGGCCGCTCGGGCCCCTGCCCGTATAGAGGAAAAAGCCCTTCCCGTTCTCATAATCTCCCAGAACCTTGTCGTAGTCCCTGTGGGAGAAGAAGAACCTCCTCCTGAAGAACAGGGGCAGTTCACTCCTCGTGAGCTCTGCCGTCTTCTCTATAAGTTCGTCCGTCAGCGGACTCGTTCCAAACTGCTCTATCAGCTTGTTGTAGTCCACGACACCCTCAACGTCCCATGGGGTAACCTTAAAGTCGTCCATTCAAACACCTCCGTTTCCAGTGGAAACCAAACTCCAGACTAAGGCGGTGCAGAAGAGTAACTCATCACCAAAGCCAAAAACGACCACCGAGCATGGAAGAAGAAAGGGCGGAGAGATTTTAAAGTTTTTGGGTGCAAAAGGTGTTTTTAGGAAAAGGGAGCACACCCAATTGGTGGGAGTATGGAGGTAGTTGAGGCCATCTATGAAAACGGCGTCCTCAAGCTCAAGAAAAAGCTCAACTTACCAGACGGTACCGAGGTCAGCGTTAAGCTTATTCCCAAGAAAATATCCGAGAAGACCTTTGGAATCGTGAAGATTGAGAAGGAGGAAGTTGACAAGCTTATCGAGGACTTGTGATTCTCCGAAAAAGCTTTTTTATCGGTTGTCTATATCGGCCAGTATGAACACCGAAACAGAAGGCACACTCCTCGCTTTCCTCGTCCTCCTAGCTTTGGGCCTTGAGCCTGTGGTAATAAAGGCCAGTTCAGTCAACCCCTTTGCCTTCGTCGCAACGGCATCGCTCTTCGCCTCCTGCCTCCTCTGGAAGGTTCTGTTTGCAACGGAGAGGGCAGAAGAGATTAAGGAAAAGCCCGGGGAGCTAAAAAAGACCTTTCTCACTGGTCTCTTTGCAACGGCTATAGCCTATTCCCTCTTCACCTACGGGACAAGGCTCAGCACTGCCATAAACTCCGCTATACTGACCCGCTTTGAAGTCTTCTACTCCTTCCTGATCGGGTGGCTCTTCCTGAGGGAGAGGGTAACGTCCCGGGGGGTACTCTCGGCGGTTGCCCTCGTGGTCGGCGTCTTCCTCGTCGTTACGGGCGGAAAGGGAGTTGAAGTAAGGACTGGTGACATTTTACTCCTTCTCACGCCCCTCTTCTGGCAGATTGGGCATGCAATAGCCAAAAGGACCGATTATTCTCCTCTAACGATAGCTACCCTCAGAAACACCTTTGGGGGGCTTCTGCTCCTTCCCCTTGTCTTTGAGACCAGATTTGCCTTCACACCGCTCGCCCTTGCCGAGGGCGTTATAATAGCCCTGACCCAGTCCCTCTGGTATTACTCGATAGCGAGGATAAACCTCTCGAAGGCCACCGCGATTCTCACTCCAGCTCCGGCGGTTACGATGGCCGTAGCCATAGTCTTTCTCGGGGAAAAGGTTGGAGTCTACCATCTCATCGGCTTCCTTTTGGTTGCCGTCGGAACGCTTATGATAGCTTTTGAGGAGAGCAAAAGGAGGTGATACTATGAAGGTTGTCGTCCTTGGCTCGGGCTCCTACAGTGGAACGCCAAAGCCGCTCTGCACCTGCGAGAACTGTTCAAGGGCGAGGATAAACCCAGCGTTGAGGAGAACGCGCTTTTCCCTCTACATCGAGAGCGGAATACTTGTTGATCCGAGCCCGGATTTACACTACCACCTTGAGCGGTTGAACAAAAAGGTTGAGAGGGTCTTCATAACCCACGCCCACTTCGACCACATAGCAGGCTTTCCGGAACTGCAGGTCTTCAAGAGTGTAGACGTTTACTCCCACAGGCAGGCAGTTGACATGGCAAAGCACCTCTCGGCAATATTCCTCGGCGGAGCGGCCCCGGAAAACAGGGACTGGCGCTACCATGAGCTCGAATTCGGGAGGTGGTACGAGATTGAGGGAATGAGGGTCTATCACTTCAGAACTGTTCACCGCTCAATTGAGAACTCCGGCGGCTTCATCTTCGAAATCAAGGGGAAGAGGATAGCCGTAACCGGCGATACCGGGCCGGAGATACTGCAGGATAAAGAAACACTTAAGCTCATTGAGGGTGCCGACCTTCTCATAGCGGAGATGACACACAGGGAGTCAATCCCAGGAACGCACCTCGGAGTTGATGATGCGGTAAAGCTGGCCGAGCTTACTGACGCTTCTTACACGGTTTTCGCTCACATAAGCCACAGCAACTACACGCACGAGGTTCTTGAGAAGAGGGTGAGGGAGAGCGGAATAAAAGGGGAGGTGGCGAGGGACTTCACGTGGATTGAGGTGTAGAAAGAGTTAAAGGGAAGTTGTGAGAAATACCACCGGGTGAGAGAATGGAGATAGTTGTTGAGGCTGTCTACGAAAAAGGCGTGCTTAGGCCGCTTAGGCCGCTTAAGCTTAGAGAAGGCGAGAAAGTCAGGGTAAAGATAATCAGCAAGGGCATAACGGAGTTCATAAGAAGCCTTGAAGAGGAGCTTCAAGTACCCAAAAGAGACCCCCTTGAAATACTATCAGAAGAAAGGGATAGGCTATGAACTTCGTAGTCGATGCTTCCCTCCTGATTGACGCATTTTCAAAATACAACATGGAGAGGAGAAAACTCGCTCTCTCCACCCTCAAAAAGATAGAGGAATACGAAATTTACGCCCCAAGATTGGCGCAGGTGGAGTTTGCAAGTGTCCTGTCGAGGTTCACGCCGGAAAGGGCCGTGGAGGAATTCCTTGGTGTGTTTGATTTCATAACGCTCGTCGGTGAGGGGGAGATTTCCCAAGATGCAATTCAGATTGCTCTCAAAACCCATTCAAGGGCAGCGGATGCCTATTATATAACGACCGCAAAACGCTTCAACGCGGTTCTACTGACAAATGACAGGAGGATGGCAGAGAACGCAAAGCTTTCTGGAGTTACTGCCATTTATGTACTCGAAGAGAATAAAAAGCTGCATGATTTAACTCACAAGAAAGAGGAGGAAAGAAACTGAGTTCAAAGCTCCCCGTTCTCCCTCAGCCACTCACCGTACTTGACGAGGGCGTAGACCGCATCAACGGCATCTTCCGTCGTCTCGTAGACTGGGATGCCCTTGAGCTCGATGTTTCTCGCCATCTTGTGCGGATAGTCTCCACCCGGAGCGACGAAGACTATCGGCTTGCCGTAAGCCTTCATCCTTTCCATTGCATCAACGATTCCCTCATCGAGAGCGGGACTCTGGAAGAGGGCTATGACAACGAGGAGGTCAACGTTCGGATCTTCGAGGGCGTAGCGCATAGCCATCTCGTAGCGGCTCGAGGGTGCGTCACCTATGACGTCGATCGGGTTCTTGTAGCTCATGTGGTGTGGAAGCTTTCCTTCTTCTACATCCTTCCTGAACTTCTCATTGGTCTCCTCGCCCAGCTCGGCAAGCTTCATGCCGCTCTCAAGCAGGCCGTCGCTCATCATGACTCCAGCACCCCCGCCGTTGGTAACTATAGCCACCCGGTTGCCCTTTGCCGGGCTCTGCATTGCCAAAGCCTTCGCGTAGTTGAAGAGCTGGCGCATGCTTTTAGCTTCTAGAACACCGGTCTGCTCGAATGCCGCCTGGTATATCTTGTAGGAACCTGCTAGAGAGCCGGTGTGGGAGGCGGCGGCCTTAGCCCCTGCCTCGGTTCTTCCGCTCTTGAGGACAACGACCGGCTTCTTGAGGGTCACTTCCTTAGCCGTGTTGAAGAACTTCCTTCCGTCCTTGACGCCCTCAATGTAGCCGGTTATGACACCAGTTTTGGGGTCGTCTCCGAGGTAGGCCATGAAGTCGCTCTCGTCCAAATCCGCCATGTTGCCGAGGCTGATGAACTTGCTCATTCCTATCTTCTCGCGGGCGGCCCAGTCGAGGATTGCCGCGCCGAAGGCACCGCTCTGACTCATGAAGGCGACCTTTCCGAAGGGCGGCCTTGCCTGCCTCTCCGGCGGGTTGAAGTTGCAGTCGAAGCCGTTCTCAAGATTGGTTACTCCCAGGCAGTTCGGACCAACGACCCTTATCCCCCACTTCCTGGCCCTTTTAACGAGCTCCTCCTCAAGGTCCGCCCTTCCGGCCTCTTTGAAACCGGCGGAAATGACGACGGCGGCCTTGATTCCTTTCTCACCACACTCGTCGATAACGTCGGGAACGAATCTTGCGGGAACCGCTATGACTGCTACTTCAACCTCCCCTGGGATGTCCTTAACGCTCCTGTAAACCGGGAACCTCTTTCCGTTGACATCTATTTCGCCGCCCTTCACGTTGACGGCGTAGACCTTCCCGTCGTAGCGGAGAGTTATTGAGCGCATTATCGCGTTTCCAACTTTCCCGGGCACGTTCGATGCCCCAATGACAGCTACACTCTTTGGATAAAACAGGAAGTCCAGATTCGGGGTCTCCATCGCAACCACCTCCGAAGGTTTTTCGGGAGTTTGTATTTAAGCCTTCCTCCCGGACGGACCGTTTTAATTAATGGATATTTTGTCCATAAGTCCTACAACTGAGCACTGCCTTTACATATATAAAACTACCGGCGGTTCCCGGGGCAAACCGAGCAAAAGAGTTAAATGCCCGAACGTTAAAAGAAACGTTAGAACGTTTAAATTAGGTGATTGTGATGTCCAAGGTCAAGGTGGTCACTGACCCGGAAGTAATAAAGCTGATGCTTGAGGACACGAGGAGGAAGATACTAGCCCTCCTTAGGGGTAGGGAGATGACGATATCGCAGCTCAGTGAAATACTCGGAAAGACGCCACAGACTATATACCACCACATCGAGAAGCTCAAGGAGGCCGGTCTCGTTGAGGTCAAGAGGACGGAGATGAAGGGCAACCTCGTTGAGAAATACTACGGAAGGACGGCAAATGCCTTCTACATCAACCTCTACCTTGGCGACGAGGAGTTACGCTACTTCGCACGCTCCCGCCTCAAGACGAAGCTTGAGATATTCAAGGCCCTTGGCTACGAGTTCAACGACGAGGAACTTCTTAACTTGATGGATGAGCTTCTCAAGAAG
This is a stretch of genomic DNA from Thermococcus sp. Bubb.Bath. It encodes these proteins:
- a CDS encoding type II toxin-antitoxin system VapC family toxin, which translates into the protein MNFVVDASLLIDAFSKYNMERRKLALSTLKKIEEYEIYAPRLAQVEFASVLSRFTPERAVEEFLGVFDFITLVGEGEISQDAIQIALKTHSRAADAYYITTAKRFNAVLLTNDRRMAENAKLSGVTAIYVLEENKKLHDLTHKKEEERN
- a CDS encoding acetate--CoA ligase family protein, which codes for METPNLDFLFYPKSVAVIGASNVPGKVGNAIMRSITLRYDGKVYAVNVKGGEIDVNGKRFPVYRSVKDIPGEVEVAVIAVPARFVPDVIDECGEKGIKAAVVISAGFKEAGRADLEEELVKRARKWGIRVVGPNCLGVTNLENGFDCNFNPPERQARPPFGKVAFMSQSGAFGAAILDWAAREKIGMSKFISLGNMADLDESDFMAYLGDDPKTGVITGYIEGVKDGRKFFNTAKEVTLKKPVVVLKSGRTEAGAKAAASHTGSLAGSYKIYQAAFEQTGVLEAKSMRQLFNYAKALAMQSPAKGNRVAIVTNGGGAGVMMSDGLLESGMKLAELGEETNEKFRKDVEEGKLPHHMSYKNPIDVIGDAPSSRYEMAMRYALEDPNVDLLVVIALFQSPALDEGIVDAMERMKAYGKPIVFVAPGGDYPHKMARNIELKGIPVYETTEDAVDAVYALVKYGEWLRENGEL
- a CDS encoding winged helix-turn-helix domain-containing protein; protein product: MSKVKVVTDPEVIKLMLEDTRRKILALLRGREMTISQLSEILGKTPQTIYHHIEKLKEAGLVEVKRTEMKGNLVEKYYGRTANAFYINLYLGDEELRYFARSRLKTKLEIFKALGYEFNDEELLNLMDELLKKEYEYKTEISKEIEANEEKLKDFSNEDIIHAIEWLAMARMGRDEEVLNLLKKLGEILKKEE